AAGTTGGCGTTGGGGCGGGCTGCACAGCAAGTCTTCTGAGTTCGGGAGTCGTGAATTTTTTGGTGGCCCCGCTTGAGGTGGTCAGGGCGGCCCACCAGCCACTCACGGGGCCGCATTCACCTTAGGGCTCGGTTGACCTAAGCTTTGCCAGAGAGCAGCGAACCTCTGTCAGAAAAAACTCCCCGCCTTTGACATTGCGACCGCTGGACCTCGACCTCTGACCCGTTCACCAAACCACCAGAACAGACATCCAAAATGGCTCCCGCGGCAACTGGtgcgaagaagcagaagaagaagtggtCCAAGGGAAAGGGTAAGCTTCATTCATGTCGAAAATTTGATGCCCTGATGCCTCTGCAATTGGGGTTGGGGCGATGGCGATAGGCACGGTCGCAGACGCAGACGCAGACGCAGACGCAGATGGCTAACCTTTGGCAAAAACAACagtcaaggacaaggcccAGCACGCCGTCATCCTCGACAAGACCACTTCCGACAAGCTCTATAAGGATGTCCAGTCCTACCGCCTCGTGACTGTCGCCACCCTCGTCGACAGACTCAAGATCAACGGCTCCCTCGCCCGGAGGTGCCTTGCCgacttggaggagaagggccAGATCAAGCAGGTCGTCAGCCACAGCAAGATGAAGATCTACAGTATGTTTGGTTGATGGTTCGCGACAGTAGCGGAATTGTGCTGACACGCTCTAGCTCGCGCCGTTACCGCCGCCGAGTAAATATTCCCACCAAAGACTTCATTTCAACGGACCTGACGGGCAGGACAAATAACGACTTTTGTTAACGGCGGTTCGCTTGGGGTTTACGGTTTCATCGGGTTATTTACGGCTACATCACTGGGAAAggggttctttttttcaGCACGGTGTAGCATAGGGATCGGAAGCGCTCCAGGATTCCTTAGATCGGAATTGCATCAAGATACGAACAGAAAACGCCGCTCCGCCCGGCAGCCCGGAGCATGGAGATGTGATACCACACAATAAAGTCAGCATGCCCAAAAACTGATGACGTGACGAGAACTTTCTTTGGGATTGGAAGCGGAATGTGATGTATGCCGCGGAGGGCGCAGGAACCACGCAGCTCAAGACAGAAATCGAGACTGATTCCCAATCCAACTGTGCCAGTGCCTCTTCGTGTGCTTGTGCTCGTGCTGGCCGAGAAGCCCCCGAGTTGATGACATCACTTGAAGACTACGCGACCACGCGTTAAGTGCAATAGACTGGCCATTGGGGtgtcgacgacgaggaaaagATATGCAAAGTGTGTCGGTGGAGTGTGTCGATGCCTTCTCCAGTCCATATGATATATTGCTGCTGACTCTTTGCCGCGCCGAGCCTCTCTTTGTCCTGATCTTCTTCGATTGTTCGAGGGTTGTTCGAGCAAGCTGTTTGTTGGAAATCTTATCTCAGTCCAACATGTAGGTCTCCAAGCAAGCCCGTCATGCCGTAATTATCGCCAGTATATCAATAAGGCAGTTGGGTAATATTCATGCAGCTGCTGGTTCCAAGACACCGGATCATTCCGGAGGTTGGAGGTCTCGGCCCTGAGATGAGTTGGCAAAAAACCACAACATTCTCTATTCGTCCACTCAAACAGACGTTGGAAGgcacaaacaacaaccaaaatccaccacaacctcaggGATTTTCCGCATCTCAGAATCGTGATGCCTTTCCATGTCTCCGTAtctcaaaagaaaagctgAGGATCGTTGCCCTGTCCGGCAAGTGCCGTTTGACCTTTGCCACTGGTATCTTGACGCTGCCAAGGCCGGGAAGCCTGGGGAAAGTGTGGGATGCCGACAGGCCGGGAGGTCAAGACatgggaggatgatgccaTCTGGATATCAAAATCGAGGGTTCACCTTGCTTATAACCTGTCAACTTGTCAGTTCTTCAGGGTCCTTTCCCAACTCCAATTCGAACAGACATAGCAATTGGATCCGGCCAATTGGTTGCTGTCGGCGGCGTTGATCGGAAACTTTTTATTAGCCTCGTGGAACCTTTACAGCCGAACGGGGCTAGAAGAGTGGGCAGCGATCCTTGTGAATTTTTTACCATGATCGAAACCCGGCCCGGCGATAAAGCACTTTGCACTTTtcaagggggagaagggggcttGAAACTTCGGTTGAGAATCGGTCTATGAAAGTTTACACTTTGAAGGCGGCGGGCTGGACTTGCGGTGACAGCTGCTGCATGTGAGAAGTTGGAAGGAAGCCCACACACAACGCACCCCGGGCGGTCGTTGATGCAATTCCAGGCAAAATCCTGCCACAGAAAAATGGCTCCCCTTCGGCCGCTCACTaccagagaaagaaaaagactgGAGCCTCGGGCTTAACCGGCAGCTGCGTTGCTGTTAGCGCTACTGTGCCGGCCAGTGATAAGGCTGGAAATGGAGCAGAAAGGCAGTGGATGGCTGGCGATGGCCCGTGCCCACACTGACAAGGGGCGCCGGGAAGACTCGCAAAGCTCAAAAGCTGGTCTCTTCCAAGGCCCACTTGTCGAatttttttccctctccccccccaaaccctctCGTCCGCAGAATTTAATTCTCGCGACCTCCCCATCTCTTCCCGTTTCCAATCTCTCACCGCAGAGATCTCTCCACTCATTCTTTTCTAATCGAGGCCGACTTGATCAGAAATCTTCAAAATGTCTGACGTTAAGCCTCACGTTTTGGGCATGCCCGTAAGTTTAACCTCTCTGCCGCCGTCATCTCCGTTAATTCCCTCGGATCCGTCCACGCCGGCGCCCACGAAACCCCTCGGAGCCCTGTCGTCATGAATGCCATCACCAATTGACCCCGACGACTCGGAACAATGGTCTCTTGGATGATGGCCTTCATGATGGCATCCTCCCGAGTGCTGTTGGGCACCGGCTGTAGCGGTTACCCCTCCAAACGGACGATATCAGAATTGTGCGCAGTTTAACTAACATGTTTTGCAATAGCCCTTCGTGGTGGACTTCTTGAGTACGTAGAACCCGAAATCAACGACCGGACGAACACATTCACATTCGCTTTCTCTTTTGAGAATGCTGGGTGTCGGATATCCCTCGCTGCGCCGCAGTTGGTTGGGCCTCGCAATTCATAACAGCATGCTGACAACATACAACAGTGGGTGGTgtctccgccgccgtctcGAAgaccgctgctgctcccatCGAGCGCATCAAGCTTCTCGTTCAGAACCAGGTACGTTGTTACCGGGCACACATCTGCCCTCCCGGACTGCTCTCTTGTGGGCGGGGCGGCTAGAATTGCTGCATATGCTACGGTGGATCTATCTGATCTCCGCTGTCACGTGCCAGCAGCTACAGCCCTCCCTGGAGAGCAGCAGGTCCCGCAACCACACATTTCTGAGGGATCACTAACAACCCTCCAGGATGAGATGATCAAGGCCGGCCGCCTCGACCGCCGCTATGCTGGTATCACCGACTGCTTCAAGCGTGTCACCGCCGACGAGGGTGTCATGTCCCTCTGGCGTGGCAACACTGCCAACGTCATCCGTTACTTCCCCACCCAGGCCTTGAACTTCGCTTTCCGTGACAAGTTCAAGAAGATGTTCGGCtacaagaaggacaaggatgGCTACGCCAAGTGGATGGCTGGTAACCTTGCCTCCGGTGGTGTAAGTTTTGCTCTGGATCTGCTGTTCGCCCGAGGCCTGTGCTGACATTGATATCTCTAGGCCGCTGGTGCCActtccctcctcttcgtctACTCCCTTGACTACGCCCGTACCCGTCTGGCCAACGACTCCAAGTCTGCCAAGGGTGGCGGTGCCCGTCAGTTCAACGGTCTCATCGACGTCTACAGAAAGACTCTCGCCGCTGACGGCATCCGCGGTCTCTACCGTGGCTTCGGTCCTTCCGTTGCCGGTATTGTCGTCTACCGTGGTCTCTACTTCGGCATGTACGACTCCATCAAGCCCGTCCTCCTTGTCGGTGACCTCCAGAACAACTTCCTTGCCTCTTTCGCCCTTGGTTGGTGCGTCACCACCGGTGCCGGTATCGCCTCTTATCCCCTTGATACCGTCCGTCGTcgcatgatgatgacctcCGGTGAGGCTGTCAAGTACAAGTCCTCTTTCGATGCCTTCCAGCAGATCGTCCGCAAGGAGGGTGTCAAGTCTCTCTTCAAGGGTGCCGGTGCCAACATCCTTCGTGGTGTcgccggtgctggtgtcCTGTCCATCTATGACCAGCTCCAGGTCCTCATGTTCGGCAAGGCCTTCAAGGGTGGTTCCGGCTAAATGCACTTAGCCATTGTACAAACACAACAATGACAGGGGAAGGATGGTGGCGgttttggtgaagaagagatggGTAGACAGGGTGGATCCGTTCGTGGCCGCATGGACGTGCTGGGACGGTGGAAAAACACTTGCGGGTTAAAATTGGGCATGTCTGGCGTTATGGGACGCGGATGGGCCGAGGGTTACTCGCTGTAATTTATACTCTTTCAGCCATTCCTGGTGTATTCCTCGTCACGATGGGATTGCTTTGCCACTCCTGGCTATTTCCTTTGGTTGCATGCGAATCATAGATCCTTGACAGTACTGAATTTGCGGTTTAGAGTGATTTTTCTCATCCTTGCCTACTTTGTGAGATGTCATTTTGTAAAAGATATACCTCCTTCCATatatcaacaccaaggtTGCCAGTGATATGGATGGAAGACCAGAATGGTGATGCTTCGCCTGACAAACGGTCACGTTACGTAATTGGCCAGTCGCGTCACGCTTCCCAATTCCAATCTTTCAACTTCAACCTTGTTCAATTAATtaaacaaaccccaaccGCCCCATATTCCTACCTAACGTCGAAATCACCTTTCATCTCAAGTCTTAGCAGAACAACTATTCGACTTGCTAGGTATATCAGCATGCCACCAAAACAGTCTACCGGTGCGGGCGGCCGCGGTCGACCAGCCGGGAGCGTTAACAAGTCCAGCGCTGCTGCAAAAACGGCAGCCAACTCGAGTAAACGCGCAACAGCCAATACCACTACTGgtgccaacaagaagagaaaagccACACTCTCCGACGAGGAGAACGACTCTGGCAGACGACGAACCCAGCcagaagtggaggaggaggaagaagacgaagacgacgaagacgacgaagacgacgagagGGAGTCGATCCCGCCTGAGCTACTCTCAAAGATCGTTCACGAGCTGTTTGAGCACAAGGAAaccaagatcaccaaggACGCTAACAATGCTCTGTCGGGGTATATGGATGTTTttgtgagggaggcgatCGCGCGAGCGGCtgcggagaggaagggggtttttttggaggtggaagatttggagaaggtggcggCGCAGTTGGTTTTGGATCTTTGAGGTtatggaggagtttgggacAGTCAGCATATGGGCAAGAGCCAGGACGGTGGTCACCGACGACAAGGCTGAATGGACAGTGGGGCTTTGGTTGTGAGGCTATTTATACGGCATCTTCAGGGCAAAGGCAAAGTGGATGGCCGCCGTTGAGTTGGTTTATGGCGGATGGGTAGCGGATAGTGTTATGGtaaggaagagagggggtTTACCAGCACGCAACATCCGGCCGATCATCTTTCAGATGCCGGCCAGGAGACGCAACGGAACAGGTTCGTTGTTTAAGCCGGGCCAGTACCGATGCAGGAGGGTGATGTTTATTGGCCCTGTGCTTTGTTGTTCCTGCTtttctggggttgggggcgtGGGATGGAATAGAATACAAAATGTCTAGGAAAAGGCAGATGGAGTCGGACTAAGTCTACTTTGAGGGGATTGATGAAGGGAGTCCTCCTCTAGGAAGGCCTTCTAATACAAACAAGTCTTTAGACATGACTCCGATGCTGGCACATGACATAAAACGACAAGAGACCATGAATCGAAGCGTCAGTTCGGACGATGAGTTAGGAAGATGCTGCGaatccgccaccacccccatcagcTTCTCCAAAAGTCGGTGCGTATGCATGTTTTGGTAGATCGGGCTGTTGAATCTTGGAAAGCTATCAATGAGAAACAAAAGCGACGCTACGAATAATAGTCCTCCTTGGATTTGCCGTGGATGTTTCGACAGGGTGAATGCTTGTTACGGGACCT
This window of the Podospora pseudoanserina strain CBS 124.78 chromosome 3, whole genome shotgun sequence genome carries:
- the RPS25 gene encoding 40S ribosomal protein S25 (COG:J; BUSCO:EOG09265SHL; EggNog:ENOG503P5PV), which codes for MAPAATGAKKQKKKWSKGKVKDKAQHAVILDKTTSDKLYKDVQSYRLVTVATLVDRLKINGSLARRCLADLEEKGQIKQVVSHSKMKIYTRAVTAAE
- the PET9 gene encoding ADP/ATP carrier protein (COG:C; EggNog:ENOG503NWSK); protein product: MSDVKPHVLGMPPFVVDFLMGGVSAAVSKTAAAPIERIKLLVQNQDEMIKAGRLDRRYAGITDCFKRVTADEGVMSLWRGNTANVIRYFPTQALNFAFRDKFKKMFGYKKDKDGYAKWMAGNLASGGAAGATSLLFVYSLDYARTRLANDSKSAKGGGARQFNGLIDVYRKTLAADGIRGLYRGFGPSVAGIVVYRGLYFGMYDSIKPVLLVGDLQNNFLASFALGWCVTTGAGIASYPLDTVRRRMMMTSGEAVKYKSSFDAFQQIVRKEGVKSLFKGAGANILRGVAGAGVLSIYDQLQVLMFGKAFKGGSG
- a CDS encoding hypothetical protein (COG:S; EggNog:ENOG503P6KC), which gives rise to MSFCKRYTSFHISTPRLPVIWMEDQNGDASPDKRSRYVIGQSRHASQFQSFNFNLVQLIKQTPTAPYSYLTSKSPFISSLSRTTIRLARYISMPPKQSTGAGGRGRPAGSVNKSSAAAKTAANSSKRATANTTTGANKKRKATLSDEENDSGRRRTQPEVEEEEEDEDDEDDEDDERESIPPELLSKIVHELFEHKETKITKDANNALSGYMDVFVREAIARAAAERKGVFLEVEDLEKVAAQLVLDL